The Stigmatella aurantiaca DW4/3-1 genome contains the following window.
GCGAAGCCGAGGTCTTCTGGACGTGCTTCGAGGCGCTGCGCGCGATCGATCGCGAACTGCGAGACGTGGACACCTTGCTCCTGTCCAGTGGCCGGCCGCGCTTGAATGCCCGGGGGGTGGTGGACGCGGACGACGCGTCCCGGCTGTCCATCCACTTGAAGACGGAGGATTGGACACCGGTGGATGCGCGGGTGCACGTCTCGGACGTGCCAGGACTGCTCGCGCAGATCGGCGGCGCGGCGCTGTACCGCAAGGATCCGTCGGTGCCGCTCCGAGAGCTCATCCAGAATGCCGCGGATGCCGTCCGGGCCCGGCGTGTGCTGGCGAACCTGGAGGGCGACTGGGGAACGATCACCGTCCGGGTCGGCCGGGACGCGCATGGCCGGTGGATCGAGGTCAGCGACACGGGGCTGGGCATGACCGAGCGCGTGCTGACCCGGCACCTGCTCGATGTGGGCAAGAGCTACTGGATGTCCGGGGAGATGCGCCGGGATCACCCGGGCCTGGCGGCCAGCGGCTTCCACCCCACGGGGCGGTTCGGGGTGGGCTTCTTCTCCGTGTTCATGTGGGGAGACCGGCTGCGGGTGACGTCGCGCCCCTTCCAGGAGCAGCGCACCCACGTCCTGGAAGTCGACAATGGCCTGGGCGCGCACCCCATCCTGCGTCCCGCCCAGCCTGGGGAGCAGCTTCCAGAGGGAGGAAGTCAGATCCGGGTCTGGCTGGCGCGCGAGCAGGATTGGGAGCAGATGCTCCTGGACCGGAGCGACCAGTGGGACCACTGGTCGGAGGCCGAGGAGCGCATCGCCTTCAGCGAGCTGCTGGGCCGCGTTTGCCCCACGCTGGATGTGACGCTGCAACTGGAGGAGCGGCCTGGCCATGCGGTGACGATCATCAAGGCCAACGACTGGCTGACGCTGGAGAGCACGCGGTTGTTGCGCCGCATTGGCAACACCACGCGCGGGGTCAACACCGCGCTGATGGAGTTTCTGGCCCCCATGGTCCGGCCGGTGGTGGCCGAGAACGGCCAGTGCGTCGGACGGATCTGCATCGCCTCCGGCGCGATGCAGCGGTGGGCGGGTTTGTCGGTGCTCACGGCGGGGGGGATGCGGGCCCGGTACTCGCGGGAGTTCACCGGGGCGCTGCTCGCCACCACCGACGTGGCGACCCGCGACGACGCGGAGCCGCTCGCGATGCGCGAGGACCTGGCCCGGTGGGCCTCGGAGCAGGCCCGGCTGTGGGAGAAGTACCAGCTCAACTTCGAGGGGTACGAGCTCCACAAGCGGCTCGACATCGGGCTGGCGGTGCTCTCGTGTGGCGGGGAGCCTGGAGAGCTGCCCATGGGGTACCGTGCCGGGACGGCGCTGACGCTGGGCACGCTCCAG
Protein-coding sequences here:
- a CDS encoding HD domain-containing protein; protein product: MFDCERTQLWKRTLGEREADPDRAAREHLREHLLRLHERAGLAAEQIQKAYPSFGWVRRSDRFEVLWERVDLMLGPAYPLTAAEAFVLGSALLVQELGVGLAGMPGGEAVLRETQEWKDALAARIHQETDRAPTPAELKNPAEEYILLSMDDALHLLALKHAQRLALFSWKGPRGEELHLLEDEGLRRHYGALVGEVAQSHAWDASEVGRVFSGRQLAAPPFAPADWTVDALKVAAALRAARTLLIEERRRRLSRPTLVQDRLLYTSVEPFLRGEAEVFWTCFEALRAIDRELRDVDTLLLSSGRPRLNARGVVDADDASRLSIHLKTEDWTPVDARVHVSDVPGLLAQIGGAALYRKDPSVPLRELIQNAADAVRARRVLANLEGDWGTITVRVGRDAHGRWIEVSDTGLGMTERVLTRHLLDVGKSYWMSGEMRRDHPGLAASGFHPTGRFGVGFFSVFMWGDRLRVTSRPFQEQRTHVLEVDNGLGAHPILRPAQPGEQLPEGGSQIRVWLAREQDWEQMLLDRSDQWDHWSEAEERIAFSELLGRVCPTLDVTLQLEERPGHAVTIIKANDWLTLESTRLLRRIGNTTRGVNTALMEFLAPMVRPVVAENGQCVGRICIASGAMQRWAGLSVLTAGGMRARYSREFTGALLATTDVATRDDAEPLAMREDLARWASEQARLWEKYQLNFEGYELHKRLDIGLAVLSCGGEPGELPMGYRAGTALTLGTLQEFVADRDEVTLVDGSERAMRKFSEIVVVPCHEAGHSAAGRLLAHLPELIGVYLAKAWGVSIQEVVENVQISEKEWSASDGRKRRTWVFQRPETPRFH